A stretch of Coregonus clupeaformis isolate EN_2021a chromosome 37, ASM2061545v1, whole genome shotgun sequence DNA encodes these proteins:
- the LOC121553320 gene encoding transmembrane protein 229B gives MESGTLHVRRVLGGKTLEAGDDEEASPERVTHRPLSPLARLYVYALHGCLCEVGFTAIWDWWETKDRRLAGHTSLWALPMYALAIFLIEGLRGRLLAQHCPLMLRMLVYTLFIYMWEFSWGVVLRLLGACPWDYSGFSYNLAGLVTLEYALPWALASLIAEQHVIRNTLRVRLTN, from the exons ATGGAGTCAGGAACACTACATGTAAGGAGGGTACTAGGCGGTAAAACTTTGG AGGCTGGTGATGACGAGGAGGCCTCACCAGAGCGGGTGACCCATCGTCCCCTGTCCCCTCTGGCCCGCCTCTATGTCTACGCCCTGCACGGCTGCCTGTGTGAGGTGGGCTTCACTGCTATATGGGACTGGTGGGAGACCAAGGACAGGAGGCTGGCAGGACACACCAGCCTTTGGGCCCTCCCGATGTACGCCTTGGCCATCTTCCTCATAGAGGGCCTGCGTGGCAGGCTGTTGGCCCAGCACTGCCCCCTGATGCTGCGGATGCTGGTCTACACCCTGTTCATCTACATGTGGGAGTTTAGCTGGGGCGTGGTGCTGAGGTTGCTAGGAGCCTGTCCATGGGACTACTCTGGGTTTAGCTATAACCTGGCAGGGCTGGTGACTCTGGAGTACGCCCTGCCCTGGGCCTTGGCCTCACTTATAGCAGAGCAACATGTCATCAGAAATACTCTGAGAGTACGACTGACTAACTGA